A single window of Alosa alosa isolate M-15738 ecotype Scorff River chromosome 11, AALO_Geno_1.1, whole genome shotgun sequence DNA harbors:
- the kcna6a gene encoding potassium voltage-gated channel subfamily A member 6a, producing the protein MTVVCPEIRDEILTVNPMQTDGSDLERGDQECSELVVINISGLRFETQVKTLARFPNTLLGDPRKRMRYFDPVKNEFFFDRNRPSFDAILYFYQSGGRLRRPINVPVDMFMEEIKFYEIEDGVLDNFIEDEGLSKEEQRPMPSNELQRQIWLMFEYPDSSGAARIIAIVSVLVILISIVIFCLETLPEFREETSVFSNHLMNGTTNEEKHNPFTDPFFILETLCIVWFSFEFVVRFLACPSKTTFYKDIMNVIDIVAIGPYFVTLGLELAETQGGHQQAASLAILRVIRLVRVFRIFKLSRHSKGLQILGRTLRASMRELGLLIFFLIIGIVLFASAVFFAEADDPAAGFPSIPDSFWWAVVTMTTVGYGDMSPVTIGGKLVGSMCAIAGVLTIALPVPVIVSNFSYFYRRENDKEDDREYVHVTCAREGSFYVEVKENDSKPSLIHAEMMEDDLDTSRYINFGSLETYTGKLTDV; encoded by the coding sequence ATGACAGTGGTGTGCCCAGAGATCCGTGATGAAATTCTGACGGTGAACCCAATGCAAACAGATGGAAGCGATTTGGAACGAGGAGACCAGGAATGTAGCGAGTTGGTGGTGATCAACATCTCTGGCCTGCGTTTCGAGACCCAGGTGAAAACCCTCGCGCGGTTCCCGAACACTCTATTGGGGGACCCTCGTAAAAGAATGCGGTATTTTGATCCAGTGAAAAATGAGTTCTTTTTCGACAGGAACCGACCCAGCTTCGATGCCATCCTGTACTTTTATCAGTCTGGAGGGCGTCTCCGGAGGCCTATCAATGTGCCGGTTGATATGTTTATGGAAGAAATTAAATTTTACGAGATCGAAGATGGTGTGCTTGACAATTTTATTGAAGACGAGGGTTTGTCAAAAGAAGAACAACGACCAATGCCATCAAACGAACTTCAGCGTCAAATATGGCTGATGTTTGAATATCCCGACAGTTCTGGAGCAGCAAGGATTATTGCCATAGTCTCCGTATTGGTCATTTTGATATCTATTGTAATATTTTGTTTGGAAACGTTACCAGAGTTCAGGGAAGAAACCAGTGTATTCAGTAACCACCTTATGAATGGGACAACCAATGAGGAAAAGCACAATCCGTTCACAGATCCATTTTTTATATTGGAGACTCTCTGTATAGTGTGGTTCTCCTTTGAATTTGTGGTGAGATTCCTGGCATGTCCTAGCAAGACTACTTTCTATAAAGACATCATGAATGTGATTGATATTGTGGCTATTGGGCCATATTTCGTTACTCTGGGCTTGGAGCTGGCAGAAACCCAAGGAGGCCACCAACAGGCTGCGTCATTAGCCATTCTGAGAGTTATCCGGTTGGTGAGAGTGTTTCGCATCTTCAAACTCTCCCGCCACTCCAAAGGTCTCCAGATTTTGGGGCGGACCCTACGCGCAAGCATGAGAGAACTCGGTCTCTTGATTTTCTTCCTCATCATTGGCATCGTATTGTTCGCGAGTGCAGTGTTCTTCGCAGAAGCTGATGATCCAGCAGCTGGATTCCCGAGCATCCCTGATTCGTTCTGGTGGGCAGTTGTGACTATGACGACCGTGGGCTATGGAGACATGAGCCCGGTGACCATTGGAGGAAAATTAGTAGGATCCATGTGTGCCATTGCTGGTGTGCTAACTATTGCCCTACCCGTACCTGTCATCGTATCAAATTTTAGCTATTTCTATCGCAGGGAAAACGATAAGGAGGATGATAGAGAATACGTCCATGTCACATGCGCTCGGGAAGGGTCATTTTATGTCGAAGTGAAGGAAAACGATAGTAAGCCTTCTCTCATTCATGCTGAAATGATGGAAGACGATTTGGATACATCTAGATACATCAACTTCGGTTCTCTGGAGACTTACACTGGGAAGCTGACAGATGTCTGA